From a region of the Eulemur rufifrons isolate Redbay chromosome 7, OSU_ERuf_1, whole genome shotgun sequence genome:
- the PPP3R2 gene encoding calcineurin subunit B type 2: MGNEASYPLEMCSHFDTDEIRRLARSFKKLDLDKSGSLTVEEFMSLPELKQNPLVRRVIDIFDTDGNGEVDFQEFIRGTSQFSVKGDEEQKLRFAFSIYDMDKDGYISNGELFQVLKMMVGNNVRDWELQQLVDKTIIILDRDGDGKISFEEFSAVVRKLEIHKKLVVIV, translated from the coding sequence ATGGGAAACGAGGCCAGTTACCCGCTGGAGATGTGCTCCCACTTCGACACTGATGAAATTAGAAGGCTGGCCAGGAGCTTTAAGAAGCTGGACTTGGACAAATCAGGCTCCCTGACCGTGGAGGAGTTCATGTCCCTGCCCGAGCTGAAGCAGAACCCGTTGGTGCGGCGAGTGATCGACATCTTCGACACCGACGGCAACGGAGAAGTGGACTTCCAGGAATTCATCCGGGGGACCTCCCAGTTCAGCGTCAAAGGAGACGAGGAGCAGAAGTTGAGGTTTGCTTTCAGCATCTACGACATGGATAAAGACGGCTACATTTCCAACGGGGAGCTCTTCCAGGTGCTGAAGATGATGGTGGGAAACAACGTGAGGGACTGGGAGCTACAGCAGCTCGTGGACAAAACCATCATCATCCTGGACAGGGATGGCGACGGGAAAATATCCTTTGAGGAGTTCAGCGCTGTGGTCAGAAAACTGGAGATCCACAAGAAGTTGGTAGTAATTGTGTAA